From a region of the Alosa sapidissima isolate fAloSap1 chromosome 9, fAloSap1.pri, whole genome shotgun sequence genome:
- the LOC121718899 gene encoding uncharacterized protein LOC121718899, with product MQTHTRTRTHVHTHKLKHSQLQLFSLPESFDSSKGHPSTTDQKSLIAFSLSQQSNQTSLIVTNLSQRSNQTSLIVTNLSQRSNQTSLIVTSLSQPPIRHHRFSSDSTSHPIRDHRFSSDSTSHPIQSQLMDQSDGPASQTPTSVHSKASDDRPPMAAEHDVINQESITITTDGQTSTEIQSEDTDPKADTNSTPEDLDRQSSTTIQPPISDPHVTMVTTQTPVSDPHVTMVTTQPPISDPHVTIVTTQPPISDPHVTMVTTQAPLSDQQSPVPNTAVTSGQGEEKKSDTFLQRMKNADTMGEKFNEVKTSMTHGAQKIGGMIDEKIRSLNAHKDPQITMVPAEGTPVAQTTCFMPPAVVQAQTLQSSTVTQPQVEYTQSPIETQLQPAYAQSPMETKNQAATMETSPQYMHPQGPAVVQPQTINPQVMAAPYNQFQNQGSGVVIVSGSLGDQPSVTVCPNCGKRVMTRVVFKSGPFSWVMCSTCIIFGLVFGCCVIPFFMDYFKDAHHFCPECGNPLHVHKRM from the exons atgcaaacacacacacgcacacgcacacatgtgcacacacacaaactcaaacattcaCAGTTACAGCTCTTCTCTCTACCAGAG TCGTTTGACAGCTCCAAAGGTCATCCAAGCACAACAGATCAGAAGTCATTGATTGCCTTCAGTCTCAGCCAGCAATCCAATCAGACATCACTGATTGTCACCAATCTCAGCCAGCGATCCAATCAGACATCACTGATTGTCACCAATCTCAGCCAGCGATCCAATCAGACATCACTGATTGTCACCAGTCTCAGCCAGCCTCCAATCAGACATCACCGATTCTCATCAGACTCAACCAGCCATCCAATCAGAGATCACCGATTCTCATCAGACTCAAC CAGCCATCCAATCCAATCACAGCTGATGGATCAGTCTGACGGTCCGGCATCACAGACCCCTACATCTGTCCATTCTAAAGCCAGCGATGACCGGCCTCCAATGGCCGCCGAACATGACGTCATCAACCAGGAGTCCATCACTATCACCACAGATGGACAGACATCAACAGAAATCCAGTCTGAAGACACAGACCCAAAAGCCGACACCAACAGCACGCCTGAAGATTTGGATCGACAGTCTTCAACAACTATCCAACCTCCAATCAGTGATCCACATGTGACTATGGTTACCACCCAAACTCCAGTCAGTGATCCACATGTGACTATGGTTACCACCCAACCTCCAATCAGTGATCCACATGTGACTATAGTTACCACCCAACCTCCAATCAGTGATCCACATGTGACTATGGTTACCACCCAAGCTCCACTCTCGGACCAACAGTCTCCAGTACCCAATACGGCAGTGACCAGTGGGCAAGGTGAAG AGAAGAAGAGTGACACCTTTCTGCAGCGAATGAAGAATGCAGACACGATGGGCGAGAAGTTTAACGAGGTCAAGACATCCATGACCCACGGGGCACAAAAGATTGGGGGAATGATCGATGAGAA GATTAGATCTTTAAATGCGCACAAAGATCCCCAGATTACTATGGTACCTGCAGAGGGCACACCTGTAGCACAG ACAACCTGCTTCATGCCTCCTGCCGTTGTCCAAGCACAGACTCTACAGTCTTCCACGGTAACGCAGCCTCAGGTTGAGTACACACAATCTCCCATTGAAACACAGCTTCAGCCTGCATATGCACAGTCTCCCATGGAAACCAAGAATCAGGCTGCAACCATGGAAACCTCACCCCAGTACATGCACCCCCAGGGTCCGGCTGTGGTACAACCCCAGACCATAAATCCCCAGGTGATGGCGGCTCCTTATAACCAGTTTCAGAATCAAG GTTCTGGGGTGGTGATTGTGTCCGGTAGCCTTGGTGACCAACCGAGTGTGACAGTTTGCCCTAACTGTGGGAAACGTGTTATGACCAGGGTGGTCTTCAAGAGTGGGCCGTTCTCATGGGTTATGTGCAGCACCTGCATCATTTttgg gcTGGTGTTTGGGTGCTGCGTAATTCCATTCTTCATGGACTACTTCAAAGATGCCCATCACTTCTGCCCTGAGTGCGGCAACCCCTTACATGTCCACAAGAGgatgtaa